Proteins encoded in a region of the Elaeis guineensis isolate ETL-2024a chromosome 7, EG11, whole genome shotgun sequence genome:
- the LOC105036782 gene encoding WAT1-related protein At1g21890-like, producing MSFGGVWSRVKPYLGMVFLQFGYAGMFVFLVAALKQGMSHYVLVVYRNAIATAVLAPFALWFESGNARPKMTLSNFLKIMALALLEPVLDQSFYYMGTKNTNASFASALYNILPAVTFVNAILLRMEKIDIKKRHSQAKIVGTLVTLVGALLMILYKGQVVEFIWTKGRNHHNNNTGSQDDSHWLEGVFMLLFSCFCWSAFFLLQSHTLKSYPAELSLTTWICFMGAVQSGAVALVMEHEAKPWLIGFDLRLLTAAYSGIMCSGITYYIQGKVMKERGPVFVTAFNPLCMIIVAIMGSIILAEEITLGRVVGATIIVIGLYSLMWGKSKDHLTQSSDDDEKKGAFELPISATDAMKSNSADHATVAEIPSANSP from the exons ATGTCCTTTGGTGGGGTTTGGAGTAGGGTGAAGCCATACTTGGGTATGGTCTTCTTGCAGTTTGGGTATGCCGGGATGTTCGTTTTCTTGGTGGCAGCGCTCAAGCAAGGCATGAGCCATTATGTGCTTGTGGTGTATCGCAATGCCATCGCAACGGCCGTCCTCGCCCCATTCGCGTTGTGGTTCGagag CGGGAATGCGCGGCCGAAGATGACACTCTCCAACTTTCTCAAGATAATGGCTTTGGCACTACTAGA GCCTGTGCTTGACCAAAGTTTCTATTACATGGGGACCAAGAACACGAATGCAAGCTTCGCATCTGCCCTTTACAACATACTTCCTGCTGTGACCTTTGTTAATGCCATTCTTCTCAG AATGGAGAAGATAGATATCAAGAAACGGCATAGCCAAGCCAAGATCGTCGGGACTCTGGTGACTCTGGTTGGTGCATTGCTCATGATTCTATACAAAGGACAGGTGGTAGAATTTATTTGGACAAAGGGACGCAACCACCACAACAATAACACTGGCAGCCAAGATGATAGCCACTGGCTTGAAGGCGTGTTCATGCTATTATTTAGCTGCTTCTGTTGGTCTGCTTTCTTTTTACTACAA TCACATACACTGAAGTCCTATCCAGCAGAGCTTTCCTTGACCACCTGGATATGCTTCATGGGTGCGGTGCAAAGTGGTGCAGTTGCTCTCGTAATGGAGCATGAAGCCAAGCCATGGTTGATAGGATTTGACTTGAGACTCCTAACGGCCGCTTACTCC GGAATAATGTGCTCTGGTATCACATACTATATTCAAGGAAAAGTGATGAAGGAAAGGGGCCCTGTCTTCGTGACTGCATTTAACCCTCTATGCATGATAATAGTAGCTATAATGGGCTCCATCATTTTAGCAGAGGAGATCACTTTGGGAAG GGTGGTTGGAGCAACTATCATAGTTATTGGTCTCTACTCTCTGATGTGGGGTAAGAGCAAGGATCATTTGACCCAGTCCTCAGATGATGATGAGAAGAAAGGGGCATTCGAGCTACCGATTTCTGCGACTGATGCGATGAAATCTAATTCTGCTGACCATGCCACTGTTGCAGAGATTCCGTCCGCAAATAGTCCTTGA